The window CCAAGCAGCACGCCGGCCGACAGAATCAGATACCATTCGCGCCGTTCGAACGCTTTTATCTCAGCCCGTGCACGCACCCACGCAAACGGCGCCAGGGCTACGGTCGCCATCACCGTACGCCAGACAGCAACCGTCAGACCATGCGCTTCCCCTCCGATTTCACTCCCTGCAAATCGAATGAGGATAGGACTGAACGAGAAACTCATCATGCCGGCAGCAAGCACCCAATACACCAAAGCCGGCCTGTGTTCCTTGTGCATCGCGCAGTTCCCGATTCCTGCCCGCGTTCAGCGGATACGATTCGCTGAACGCAGCAACTCGATATCCGACCGGATAGCCCGTCGGGCCAGCCAGAAGAACGCATAGGCGCAAACAAGTAACGCCATCGTGACCATTCGCCAGGTCGTGTCCGTACCTGAAGATGAGACAGATACGTCAGAAGCGCCCCCAATATACATAGCTACGGCGAACAGGGCCATCAATATCAGCGTGCAAATCTGCGCCAGGAATGCCAAGGTATGCTGACGCTTCCGATCTC is drawn from Bacteroidetes bacterium SB0662_bin_6 and contains these coding sequences:
- a CDS encoding DUF4293 family protein, coding for MIQRKQSVYLLLGSLALGAVLFFGAATVFGVFPGYVHGVFGVGGLAGLLGVISIFMYRDRKRQHTLAFLAQICTLILMALFAVAMYIGGASDVSVSSSGTDTTWRMVTMALLVCAYAFFWLARRAIRSDIELLRSANRIR